ATCTCGCTGATGGCGGTTGGGTTTCACGACGCAGTGGTCGCGATTTAATAGACAATGTGATGAATTGTTCAGAAACATTAAAGGATGGAATGTTGACAATAAAAGTTACTTCTCCTAGAAGTGACTGGCGTGAATGGATTAAAACTTTAGGTAATTTCGAAGATATACCTTTTACTATTGAGCAACAAAGTAATAATTATTTGGTTAAATTACCTGAATCGTACATAAATAAAAATCCCACATTTAGAAAACTATTCAAACAAGTTTTTCGAAAATCTGCATATTGTGTTAAATGTGGAGTGTGCGAATCAAATTGTAATTCAGGTCGCATAACTTTCGACAATGAGTTAAAAATAACTAATTGCGAACACTGTCTTAAGTGTCACGATATAGTAGATGGCTGCCTTGCCTATAACTCATTGAGAATACCAACAGAGGAGAAAGCAATGTCAATAAATTGTTTTGATTCAGTATTGCCAAAAAATGATTGGTTTAACCGTTTTTTTAATGAAAAGAACGATTTTTGGAATGATCATGGGTTGGGACCTAATCAATTAAAGACCTTTAAGCGCTTTCTTAAAGATGCAGGCTTGACTGAAAAAAATAATTATACAGCTTTAGCTGAACAAATAGCCGCATTAGGCTGGGAAACTAATACCGCTTGGGGCATTCTATTAATTAATCTGGCCACAGATAATCCGCAAATACGCTGGTATATATCAAACCTTGAAATAGGAATGAATTATCCTCGTGAAACTGTAATATCAATGTTGCTAGAATCTAACAGCAGTAATAATGTTGTTAAATTTGTTTATAGTGCGTTTGGGAAACTTATGGAATTACCGCTTGGTGCTACTCTTCGGTTTGGCTATGTAACAAATGAGGGAAATATTGCCCGCACTAAATGCTCTATTTCAGACTTGAGAGTAATTCTGTATGGGCTGTTTAAGTTTGCAGAAAAATGTAATAACTATAAAGAGTTTACGTTAGCTTCTCTTATCAGTAACGGTATAGATCGCGATGGTATAAGCCCAACAAGAATTTTTGGACTTGATCGAGAAGACGTAACACCAATGTTACTTGGTCTTTCAACAAAATACCCAGAATTTATTACTGTAAGCTTTACTCATGACTTAGAAAAAATAACTCTCGCTGATTATAAAACGTCTGCAGATGTAATTGAACTTTTTAGTGAGGATAGCGGAAATGAGCAATAAATATTTTGAATATTTCGAAATTGATGAAGACTATTTTCCGCAAGTCAATGATTCAACAATTCAAGAGAAACCTGATTGTTGGAAAAAGACTTTTCCTCATCAAACATTCATAGACATGCTAAAAAACATGGAGCGTTGTCTAGCAAGACAAGAAAAACGCTCCCTTTGGATAGAAGGAGCATACGGAACGGGTAAATCTCAGTGTGCATATACTTTAAAAAAGCTCCTTGAAGTTCCGGAAGATGATTTTAGGAAATATTGGAACGGATTTAAGGCTCTTGAAAACCAAAAGGATTTGATGGAAAAGCTGATTGGGCATAAGCATAATGGCATAGTTACTGCTTACAAATATGCTTCTGGCGGCATCAACTCACCTCGTGACTTGTTTTTGGCAATCCAAGAAGAGGTAAAGAATGCTTTAGTTGCAAATAAACTTCACACTGGAGAAAATACCCTTAAAGAAAGTGTTATTGCATGGATAGAAGAACCATCTCATAAAAGGATTTTCGATATTCTACTAGAAAAACCTGAATGGAAAGCTACGTTCACGCAATCATCTGCCGATGATGTTTTGGATGCGCTTTGTAAAAACAGTGAAGTAAAGCAGCTTATGGAGAATATATTCCGACTGGCAGACAAAGAAGGCATTACAGCATTGAACATTGATGCAAACAGGCTCATTGCTTGGTTATCAGATGTAATGGATAAAAATAATGTGAAAATTGTTCTAATATGGGATGAATTTTCGGATTATTTTAAAAATAATCGTGATAGTCTTTCAGAATTCCAGAAAATTGCAGAACTAGTTAATTCT
This window of the Denitrovibrio acetiphilus DSM 12809 genome carries:
- a CDS encoding phosphoadenosine phosphosulfate reductase family protein, translating into MFNLYSYTYSQKTGGILLNSTPTGFSKEPRPVYAAELDLLGFDKFWEYDKQNDIPYMWAEANAYWYRGVCVAKLKGGNLFNAPEIIIPVNDNGESILPEPNGKALQVVDVNAMVESNREMLDIIEQSTVKKIISVYTKYKDKLDLFHVAFSGGKDSAVLLDLVKKALPLGSFVVVFGDTGMEFPDTYDVIDKTRQMCEADGIPFYIAKSSLEPQESWVLFGPPSRALRWCCGVHKSAPQTLKLRAVTGKNDYTGLAFVGVRSEESAKRAEYDYENYSKKQRGQYSHNSILEWTSAEVWLYLYANNIMINEAYKKGNARAGCLFCPMSVKKADFVKQQIYPREIKTYLDIIKKSNGRDFGGNSYLADGGWVSRRSGRDLIDNVMNCSETLKDGMLTIKVTSPRSDWREWIKTLGNFEDIPFTIEQQSNNYLVKLPESYINKNPTFRKLFKQVFRKSAYCVKCGVCESNCNSGRITFDNELKITNCEHCLKCHDIVDGCLAYNSLRIPTEEKAMSINCFDSVLPKNDWFNRFFNEKNDFWNDHGLGPNQLKTFKRFLKDAGLTEKNNYTALAEQIAALGWETNTAWGILLINLATDNPQIRWYISNLEIGMNYPRETVISMLLESNSSNNVVKFVYSAFGKLMELPLGATLRFGYVTNEGNIARTKCSISDLRVILYGLFKFAEKCNNYKEFTLASLISNGIDRDGISPTRIFGLDREDVTPMLLGLSTKYPEFITVSFTHDLEKITLADYKTSADVIELFSEDSGNEQ